The Spirochaetota bacterium genomic interval GACATGGCCGTTGTTACGTTCGACCATGCCGGGCAGAAAGTGTTTGGTAAACAGCGCCATTCCGAGGAAATTAATGTCCATCGTCCGTTTGATTTCATCGAAGCTCAGTTCGAGAAATGGTTTGCCGGTGACGATACCCGCGTTGTTGACGAGGATGTCGACCGGATTGGATTGGCGCAGTATGATCTTGACCATTCTGTCCACCTCTTTCCTGTCGGAAATATCGCAGACGTGGGTGGCGACCTTCGCCTTGAGGGTTATCAGTTCCCGTTCGGTTTCCTCGAGGAGCTTTCTGTTGATATCGACAAGGATAAGGGCGCATCTTTCGCGCGCAAAATTTATCGCCATGAGCCTGCCGATGCCGGTGGCGGCGCCGGTGATCAGCACGGTTTTGTTCGCAAGCAAGGTCATTCCCGGCTCCTCGAT includes:
- a CDS encoding SDR family oxidoreductase; this translates as MTLLANKTVLITGAATGIGRLMAINFARERCALILVDINRKLLEETERELITLKAKVATHVCDISDRKEVDRMVKIILRQSNPVDILVNNAGIVTGKPFLELSFDEIKRTMDINFLGMALFTKHFLPGMVERNNGHVVNIASSAGLLGMPRMSDYCASKFADVGFSESLRLEMLKYGHTGVKITCVCPYVIETGMFKGFKPFIFNKPLDPQYVADTVVSAVKKNKALVMMPFSVRLIKYAKMLPVWLHDRVVLAMGAGRAMDTFIGKR